A segment of the Chitinophagales bacterium genome:
GTGCCGCCACTGTTGTGAATCAAACCGGTGAACAAATGCCCGACAAGTATCAATCATACATGCGCAGCACCATGCGTTCACTTGCAGAATCATCTGGGCGCGACCCGAAAATAGCTGAAGCTATGGTAGATGATCGCGTGCATATTCCCGGTGTAATCGATTCAGGCTACACTTTGACTTTCACTACTGAAGAAGCTATTGCCAATGGGTTTTGTGAAGCAAAAATGATCAATAAAGAAGCCGTATTCGAACATATTGCAGGTGAAAATTACCGGGTAAATACGTATGAAGCAAAATTTACCGATAAAGTCATTTCATGGCTTACCCACCCTATGGTCAGCAGTGTATTGATTTTACTAATGCTTGGGGGCATATGGTTTGAATTGCAATCTCCGGGACTTGGCTTTCCGATTGTTGCAGCGCTTGTTGGTGCAGTACTGTTTTTTATGCCACACTATTTAGAAGGCTTAGCTGAAAACTGGGAAATTCTGCTGTTTGTAGGAGGAATAGCATTGCTCGGTGTTGAAATATTTGTTTTGCCCGGTTTTGGTATAGCAGGCATTGCCGGTATTGGGCTGATTGTATTTGCACTCACAATGGCAATGGTGCGCAATATTGCTTTCGACTTTCACTTTGCCGAATTAGATGATATTCTTTTTGCACTCTTGAGGGTCGTTGGTATTGGTGGGGTTTTACTTACCGGGCTCTTGTTTTTTGGCGACAGAATTTTTAAGGGGAAATTGTTTGCAAAACTAATTCTACAATCTTCCCAATACAGATCGGAAGGTTATACTTCCTATAAAACGGAAGATATGGATCTGATCGGCAGAATAGCTATTGCAGCAACAGATATTCGCCCTACGGGAAAAATCAAAATAGACGGCAGGCTCTACAATGCCATAACCGATGGGGAAATTATTGACAAGGGCACTGAAGTAAAAGTAATGCGCATCAATGCGAGTCTGCTTGAAGTCATAAAAACCAGTGACGTGGCATGAAACGAACATGAATAAATTTCAATCATTTATTTACATATAAGAGTGGTTGAAATTTTTCACGTGAGAGCGAAGCGGTTCCATGTGTGCAAAAATTTTTCTGCATTTTTGGAGCTTGCAGAAAAATTTTAAAGACATGAATATAACAGGAATAATTCCAGCGCGCTATGCTTCGAGTCGCTTGCCGGGTAAGCCCTTGCTGAAAATTGCAGGCAAACCTATGATTCAATGGGTTTATGAACAAGCCTCCAAAGCAAAAAAACTCGATCGTGTGATTGTAGCTACCGATGATCAAAGAATTATGGATTGTGTAAAAGGCTTTGGAGGATCAGTGGTAATGACTTCAGCTGAACATAAAAACGGTACAGAACGCATTGCTGAAGTAGCTCAAAAATCCGAGAGTGATGCTTTTATCAATATACAGGGTGATGAACCCTTTATAGCACCTGAACAGATTGATCAAATTGCGGCACTTCTTGAATCGGGAGCAGAAATAGCTACACTTGTAAAACAGATTTCCGCACAAGAAGAAATTCAAGATACGAATACCGTAAAAGTTGTGCGCAGCCTATCGGGTAAAGCATTGTATTTCAGCAGGCATCCCATTCCTTTTTACCGCAATAGCTCAGGTGAAAAAGTATTTTGGCAGCATATTGGCATTTACGGTTTTAACAAAGCTGTTTTGGCCCAACTTGTACAACTTCCTGTTAGCCCTTTGGAAAAGGCCGAATCACTGGAACAACTGAGGTGGCTAGAAAACGGATATGAGATTTATACCACAGTGACCAATATCAGCAATATATCCATCGATACCGAGCTTGACCTGCTACAAGCCCAAAAACTTTTAAAGCAATAAAAGCCCCTCTCAAAAATGAAAGGGGCTTTTATAGTAAAAAAGGAAGGGCGCACAGCCGTGCGCCTCTATAAGTTATTGATTACTTACCACAACCGGTTTCACTACAAAACCTTTGTTGTCAATAATCATTTGCATAAAATAAGTACCTGAAGCCAATCCGGAAACATTGAATTCTTCGTAATTATTTCCTGTAGAAACAGTTCCCAAATCACGTGCTTCTATCAATCTACCTTTGGCATCAACAAATCTGATTTCAAAGGCACTGCTTTCTTTCAGGCTGTAATTAACTCTCAGGAATTCAGCACTTGGGTTTGGATAAAGGCTGAGTTCATTAAATACCTCTACTTCTGAAACAGGAAGATATAGTGCCAGTTGAAGTGCTGTAGCCACAGAAGCATTTGGGTCTTGGGTATTAACAGGCAATGCAGCATACAATGCAAATGGCGCACCATTTTGATTAGCATCGATATCTAAAAATCCGCTGGCAAAAACAGTAATCCCAAAAGTACCTGCTTGAGATAAACTAGCAGTATCTGTTACCAAAACATCCTGGGTAGCATTGTTTATAATATCAACAGTTACATCAACAGGTGTGAAACTGGTATAGCCATTGGGTGAAAAGTCACCGTAAGCGATGTCCTCCACCTCAGTACCCGGAAACTCTCTTAAATCAATATCTACTGCTGGTGCATCTGTAGCGCCATGAAAAAACAATACATCTACATTGGTAGGCATTTGAGCCTGTTTTTTTGCCTGCTCATAAACAAAAAATTCAAGACCGGTAGATTGTCCATTGGGGTTTGCTTCAAAATTTGCAGGATTTAGTAAACCACTAATTATCATAGAATAATTTTGATTTTCTACAAAGCCACCAGAATAATCAAGAGTTACCAAACTGTCTTCAATACCATTGCCTGAAGATGTGACAACTATTTTCAAAGGGATTTCCGCTGGTATATCCAAGTAAACAGAAGCCTGTCTAAAATCCAAGCTTACAGGATCAATTAGCTGATTGAAGTTTCCTGAAGTATCTTCAAAAACATGAACATCAACTGATGATAAACCAGGATCAGAAACATTATGTATAAATTGTGCAGCTGAATAAACCAGGGTATCACTTGGATTATCATAAACAGCATAAACAGGAAAAGGCAATACAGTTGCTAAATCTGCATTGGGGTCTTGAAAATTAATAGGTAATGCAGCATATAAAGCAAATGACGGAGCATTTTGATTGGCCGCAGTATCAATAAAACCACTTGTAAAAACGGTAATACCAGCTCCACCTGCAATTGCTAATGATGCAGAATAAGAAACAATTGAATCTCCTGTAGATTTATTTATTAAATCAATAATTACATTCTGAGGTTGAAAGGATTCATAGCCGGAAGAAAAATTCCCATAAGCTATGCTATCAGATTGTGTTCCGGGCAGCTCTCTTATATTTATCTCAATAGACGGGGCATCAGGCGCGCCATTAAAAGTCAGGATATCAACATTCGTTTGAGGTTGTGCTTCAGGTCTTGCAGGTTGATAAATATAAAGATCAAGTGCAGTTGAGGCGCCATCTGGATTTGCAGTAAAATCATTTGGGTCTATCACACCATTTACAATAACAGAATAATTTTCTCCATCTATAAGTGAACCAATATTAAAATTTGCTATGGAACTTGCAACAGTAGTACTTGTATCAGGAGCAATATCAATAGTCACAGACACATTTGCCGGTATAGGCATATATACTGTTGCTTCTCTAAACGAAAAGTCATCAATACTTAAAACACCATTGACATATACATCAACAGTTTCAGCAGCAGGGTCAGGTGAATTGTGTATCACCTGTACGTTTGCATTTTGAGCTTGCAGCCCAAAAATCGCCAACAGGGACAACAATAAAGTAATACTTAGTTTTTTCATGATTTAGGGTTTCGGTAAATGGTTGGATTTGATTGAATGCTTAAATTTAAAGTAAAAAATCAGAAGCTTTGAATTATTGTCCATAATTAACTATAATGTTTTGAATTATCTTATTCGATACAAATATTCATTGTTTAATCGTATAATTTTAATGCAAAACAAACAACGCTAAAGAAAAAGCCCCTCTCAAAAATGAAAGGGGCTTTTATAGTAAAAAAGGAAGGGCGCACAGCCGTGCGCCTCTATAAGTTATTGATTACTTACCACAACCGGTTTCACTACAAAACCTTTGTTGTCAATAATCATTTGCATAAAATAAGTACCTGAAGCCAATCCGGAAACATTGAATTCTTCGTAATTATTTCCTGTAGAAACAGTTCCCAAATCACGTGCTTCTATCAATCTACCTTTGGCATCAACAAATCTGATTTCAAAGGCACTGCTTTCTTTCAGGCTGTAATTAACTCTCAGGAATTCAGCACTTGGATTTGGATAAAGGCTGAGCTCATTAAACACCTCTACTTCTGAAACAAAGGTGGGGTCATAGTACGGTAATTGAAGTACATAACCAGTACCCAGGGCATTAATAGGCAAAGCAGCAAACAACCCAAAAGTTTCTCCCTGGCTGTCATCCACAAAACCACTTGCAAAAACCGTTACTGCTGCGCCACCTGCAATTGACAATGTAGCTGTATGGGAAGTGATCGTATCACCCGTAGTTTCTTCTAAAACATCTAAAATAATATTCTGTGCAACAAAAGAAGCATAACCATTTGGAGAGAATTCACCATAGCTCAGCCCTTCAATCTCTGTACCTTGCAACTCCCGTATATCTATATCAATTGTAGGGGCATCTGTAGCTCCGTGAAAAGATAATACATCTACTTCTCCAGAGTTCTGTGCCTGGCCTCTGGCTTGATCATAAACATATAGATCAAAATCAATTGAAGCTCCATCGGGGTTAGCAGTATAATCGTTTGGATCCAAAACTCCATTTGCAATTACAGAGTATAAAGTATTAGGAGCTGTTCCTGTGGCGCTGTAATCCGAAATAACAGCCAATGAGTCTGCAAGGGTACCACCAGCCGGAACTGCTATGATTTTTAAAGGAACTTCAGATGGGAAAGGTGTATAAGGTGTAGCTTTTCTAAAACCTAGGTTATCAATATATTGAATAATGCCATTGTTTCCCGTCATTTGCTCTACTACATAGATATCAATTTCTTCAGTAGCAGGATCTGCCGCGTTGTTAATAAACTGTGCAGCAGAGTTAATTTCAGGTATTTTGATTACATCTCCAAGTGGCGTAGCAATATAAAGCCCAAAAGCACTTGATTGAGATTGATCTAAAAAACCTGAAGCAAACACCACTCCGTTAGCTTCGTCTAAAAGACTTAAAGCGGCATAAAAAGTTCGAGGTTGCCCCATAAAGCCAGGTATAGGATTATTGGACATGTCTCTTAATGTAACTAAACCATCATCAGCAGCTAACCTAACATAGGCAGGATTCCCTCCTTGTGAAGAAAATCCTTTAAAAGGTATATTAGGCACTACAGTTCGAAGCGTCTGATCCGTTTCCAAAACAACAACATTCAATGTTGGTGCATCAAGAGCTCCATGTGCTATAAGTAAATCAACTGAGTCCGGTACTGGCAAAGCACTTGGTCCTCCAGCAGCAATCAACTGAAATGCAGTAGAAATTGTATCAGGATTACTTGGGTAAACAGCTGTATTAATAACTCCTGTAGCATGCAAAATATAACTCTGACCACTCATCAGTGGACTAAGTGATAATGTATCAAAAGCCGGAGCAGAAGATGTACTTGTATCAGAAGCAATCGCGATTTCAATTGGAACACCTGAAGCTACAGTTAAGAATGGGGTAGCCTCTCTAAATGAAATGTTATCTAATTCAGAATAAAGCGAATCATTGATATAAACATCAAGTGTGGCAACACTAGTATCCGGTGAATTGTGAATCACCTGAACAAACGATTGAGCTTTGAGCCCCGTAAAGGCAAAAAGCGCGATTAATAAAGTAAAACTTAATTTTTTCATGGTTTAGGGTTTTGGTTAATAATTTGATTTGTTTGAATGGTTAAATTTAAAGTAAAAAAAGAAGGTTTGAATTATTGTTCAAATTAACTATAATATTTTGATTTATCATACTCAATACAGGGATTCATTTTTAATCGTGTAATTTCTAAGTACACTAAAGACTCGGAAATTAATTAAATAGTTGTTTGTATAAGATTATGTAGAGCTTATCAATGAATCAATTTTCTAAAATTAATAAAAAGGGCTTATGCCGAAAAAATAATTCCCTCAAATTTCAGTGGATACTCCTTCAAAAATCAATGCCAGACAGATGTTTGAAAATGTGGATAAATAGTGGATATTTTCTATTTCCACAGCACGATCCATTGCTGTAATTGACTTTTAAAAGAAGCCCACCTCCTACTGTTGATAAGAACTTTTCCCGTTCTTCTATCTTAAAATTAATATTGTAATCCAGTTGGTCGAAGGACTAAAAGTTAAAACTTTTTGGAATGTTTGAGTGGCAATAAGCTCATTAGATGAATGGCTTTTTGCTGAACTCCTTATTGGCACAAGCTTAGGATTAGCAAGTGTTTTGAAAATTAGATTTTACACACAAACATTGTTCAAAAGTCAGAACAATGAAGAATAAGAATTAGCGAAATTCAAAAGCAAAATAATCAAATTATGGCACACAAAAATGAACCATTATTAGAAGAAAGCAACAGCAGATTTGTACTGTTCCCCATTGAGTATGATGAAATATGGAATATGTACAAAAAAGCAGAAGCCAGTTTTTGGACCACTGAAGAAATCGACCTGAACCCCGATCTCAAAGACTGGGAGAAACTCAATGCCGATGAGCGACATTTTATCTCACATGTGCTCGCTTTTTTTGCTGCAAGTGATGGTATAGTGAATGAAAACCTGGTACTCAACTTCATGAAAGAAGTACAGATTCCCGAAGCCCGTTGCTTTTACGGTTTCCAAATTGCCATAGAAAATATTCATGCTGAAGCCTATAGTCTTTTGATCGATACCTATATTAAAGATCCGGTAGAAAAGGACAAAATGTTCAATGCCATAGATACCATTCCGTGTGTGAAGAAAAAAGCAGACTGGGCTATGAAGTGGATAGAAAACGCTCCTTCTTTTGCGCACAGACTGGTTGCTTTTGCAGCAGTAGAAGGCATTTTCTTTTCGGGCAGTTTCTGTTCTATTTTCTGGCTCAAGAAAAGAGGCCTCATGCCCGGCCTGTCATTCTCCAATGAACTCATTAGTCGTGATGAAGGCCTGCACTGCGATTTTGCCTGTTTGCTTTTCTCTATGATGAATGAAAAACCCGGTGATGAAGAAGTGCTCAGCATCATTACCGAGGCTGTTGAATTTGAAAAAGAATTTGTTTCTGACGCGCTACCCGTTTCTTTAATCGGTATGAATGCCGAATTGATGCAACAATACATTGAATTTGTAGCAGATCGCCTATTGATCAGCCTGGGGCAAGACAAACACTACCACAGCAAAAACCCTTTCCCCTGGATGGAACTCATATCCCTGCAAGGGAAAACCAATTTTTTCGAAAAAAGAGTAGGCGATTATCAAAAAGCCGGAGTAATGGCCGAAAAGGAAAAGCAGCAAATCACCTTTGACGAAGAATTTTAATAAGCAATCCCCCAATACAAGAAATTAATCACCCATAAACCCATAGCTATGTACGTAATTAAAAGAAGCGGAAAAAAAGAGCCGGTACATTTTGATAAGATCACCGCAAGAATCAACAAACTGAGCTACAGCCTTGCGCGCAAATATGTGCAACCAGTAGAAATTGCCAAATCGGTAATTCAGGGCATTTACGATGGTATCAGCACTACACAGTTAGACAATCTGGCTGCAGAAACCGCTGCTTCAATGACGACAGTGCATCCTGATTATGCCATACTCGCTGCGCGTATTGCTGTTTCAAACCTGCATAAAAACACCCAAAAATCCTTTTCTAAAACCGTAAAGGATCTGTACAATTATGTAGATCCGAAAACAGGACAAAAGGCCGCATTGATTGCTGATGATGTTTATGAAATTGTAAGCAAAAATGCTGACAAACTCGATTCGGCAATCATCTACGAACGCGATTATCAATACGATTTCTTTGGCTTTAAAACTTTGGAGCGCGCTTATTTGCTGAAAATGAATGATAAAATTGCAGAACGCCCGCAGCAAATGTTGATGCGTGTGGCAGTAGGCATTCACAAAGAAGATATTGATGCCGCACTGGAGACTTACTCGCTGATGTCAGAAA
Coding sequences within it:
- a CDS encoding NfeD family protein, encoding MSFKLLTKKTLLSILLVHMLLLCSNPFLLAEENTEKSIYHFRLDADIFPAAERTVKNALEEADSQKSDWIVMELNTFGGMVDVADKISRAIQDSKIPVVVWINKNAASAGALISLSCDSIFMAPGSSIGAATVVNQTGEQMPDKYQSYMRSTMRSLAESSGRDPKIAEAMVDDRVHIPGVIDSGYTLTFTTEEAIANGFCEAKMINKEAVFEHIAGENYRVNTYEAKFTDKVISWLTHPMVSSVLILLMLGGIWFELQSPGLGFPIVAALVGAVLFFMPHYLEGLAENWEILLFVGGIALLGVEIFVLPGFGIAGIAGIGLIVFALTMAMVRNIAFDFHFAELDDILFALLRVVGIGGVLLTGLLFFGDRIFKGKLFAKLILQSSQYRSEGYTSYKTEDMDLIGRIAIAATDIRPTGKIKIDGRLYNAITDGEIIDKGTEVKVMRINASLLEVIKTSDVA
- the kdsB gene encoding 3-deoxy-manno-octulosonate cytidylyltransferase, which codes for MNITGIIPARYASSRLPGKPLLKIAGKPMIQWVYEQASKAKKLDRVIVATDDQRIMDCVKGFGGSVVMTSAEHKNGTERIAEVAQKSESDAFINIQGDEPFIAPEQIDQIAALLESGAEIATLVKQISAQEEIQDTNTVKVVRSLSGKALYFSRHPIPFYRNSSGEKVFWQHIGIYGFNKAVLAQLVQLPVSPLEKAESLEQLRWLENGYEIYTTVTNISNISIDTELDLLQAQKLLKQ
- a CDS encoding DUF4397 domain-containing protein: MKKLSITLLLSLLAIFGLQAQNANVQVIHNSPDPAAETVDVYVNGVLSIDDFSFREATVYMPIPANVSVTIDIAPDTSTTVASSIANFNIGSLIDGENYSVIVNGVIDPNDFTANPDGASTALDLYIYQPARPEAQPQTNVDILTFNGAPDAPSIEINIRELPGTQSDSIAYGNFSSGYESFQPQNVIIDLINKSTGDSIVSYSASLAIAGGAGITVFTSGFIDTAANQNAPSFALYAALPINFQDPNADLATVLPFPVYAVYDNPSDTLVYSAAQFIHNVSDPGLSSVDVHVFEDTSGNFNQLIDPVSLDFRQASVYLDIPAEIPLKIVVTSSGNGIEDSLVTLDYSGGFVENQNYSMIISGLLNPANFEANPNGQSTGLEFFVYEQAKKQAQMPTNVDVLFFHGATDAPAVDIDLREFPGTEVEDIAYGDFSPNGYTSFTPVDVTVDIINNATQDVLVTDTASLSQAGTFGITVFASGFLDIDANQNGAPFALYAALPVNTQDPNASVATALQLALYLPVSEVEVFNELSLYPNPSAEFLRVNYSLKESSAFEIRFVDAKGRLIEARDLGTVSTGNNYEEFNVSGLASGTYFMQMIIDNKGFVVKPVVVSNQ
- a CDS encoding T9SS type A sorting domain-containing protein; protein product: MKKLSFTLLIALFAFTGLKAQSFVQVIHNSPDTSVATLDVYINDSLYSELDNISFREATPFLTVASGVPIEIAIASDTSTSSAPAFDTLSLSPLMSGQSYILHATGVINTAVYPSNPDTISTAFQLIAAGGPSALPVPDSVDLLIAHGALDAPTLNVVVLETDQTLRTVVPNIPFKGFSSQGGNPAYVRLAADDGLVTLRDMSNNPIPGFMGQPRTFYAALSLLDEANGVVFASGFLDQSQSSAFGLYIATPLGDVIKIPEINSAAQFINNAADPATEEIDIYVVEQMTGNNGIIQYIDNLGFRKATPYTPFPSEVPLKIIAVPAGGTLADSLAVISDYSATGTAPNTLYSVIANGVLDPNDYTANPDGASIDFDLYVYDQARGQAQNSGEVDVLSFHGATDAPTIDIDIRELQGTEIEGLSYGEFSPNGYASFVAQNIILDVLEETTGDTITSHTATLSIAGGAAVTVFASGFVDDSQGETFGLFAALPINALGTGYVLQLPYYDPTFVSEVEVFNELSLYPNPSAEFLRVNYSLKESSAFEIRFVDAKGRLIEARDLGTVSTGNNYEEFNVSGLASGTYFMQMIIDNKGFVVKPVVVSNQ
- a CDS encoding ribonucleoside-diphosphate reductase small subunit encodes the protein MAHKNEPLLEESNSRFVLFPIEYDEIWNMYKKAEASFWTTEEIDLNPDLKDWEKLNADERHFISHVLAFFAASDGIVNENLVLNFMKEVQIPEARCFYGFQIAIENIHAEAYSLLIDTYIKDPVEKDKMFNAIDTIPCVKKKADWAMKWIENAPSFAHRLVAFAAVEGIFFSGSFCSIFWLKKRGLMPGLSFSNELISRDEGLHCDFACLLFSMMNEKPGDEEVLSIITEAVEFEKEFVSDALPVSLIGMNAELMQQYIEFVADRLLISLGQDKHYHSKNPFPWMELISLQGKTNFFEKRVGDYQKAGVMAEKEKQQITFDEEF